Proteins from one Streptomyces sp. NBC_00289 genomic window:
- a CDS encoding ethanolamine ammonia-lyase subunit EutB — protein MSTYTSTLGGHRYRFDSLARLLAAASPERSGDRLAGLAAASARERVAARWALAEVPLAEFLAEPVIPYESDDVTRLIVDTHDAAAFAPVAALTVGAFREWLLSEAADASALAALAPGLTPEMVAAVSKLMGNADLVAVARRVRVVTAFRSTIGLPGRLATRLQPNHPTDDPAGVAAALLDGLLLGSGDAVIGINPATDSPRAVRDLLELLDGVIRRYAIPTQSCVLCHVTTSVDLMERGAPVDLVFQSVAGTQAANASFGVTLSMLDEAHEAARALNRGTVGDNVMYFETGQGSALSANAHHGVDQQTVETRAYAVARRYDPLLVNTVVGFIGPEYLYDGRQILRAALEDHFCGKLLGLPMGLDICYTNHADADDDDIATMLTMLGVAGASFVICTPGGDDIMLNYQSASYHDALYVREVLGLRPAPEFEAWLGSIGLLGEGGAIRDVSGTAHPLTAIGRELAA, from the coding sequence CCACCGCTACCGCTTCGACTCCCTCGCGCGCCTGCTCGCCGCCGCGAGCCCCGAGCGCTCCGGCGACCGGCTGGCCGGGCTCGCCGCCGCCTCGGCGCGGGAGCGCGTCGCGGCCCGGTGGGCGTTGGCGGAGGTGCCGCTCGCGGAGTTTCTCGCCGAGCCGGTGATCCCGTACGAGAGCGACGACGTGACCCGGCTGATCGTCGACACCCACGACGCGGCGGCCTTCGCGCCGGTGGCCGCGCTGACGGTCGGCGCGTTCCGGGAGTGGCTGCTGTCGGAGGCGGCCGACGCGTCGGCGCTGGCCGCGCTCGCCCCGGGGCTGACGCCCGAGATGGTGGCCGCGGTGTCCAAGCTGATGGGCAACGCGGACCTGGTGGCCGTGGCGCGCAGGGTGCGGGTGGTGACGGCGTTCCGCTCGACCATCGGCCTGCCGGGCCGCCTGGCCACCCGCCTCCAGCCCAACCACCCCACCGACGACCCGGCCGGAGTGGCCGCCGCCCTGCTGGACGGTCTGCTGCTGGGCTCCGGCGACGCGGTGATCGGCATCAACCCGGCGACCGACAGTCCGAGGGCGGTACGGGACCTGCTGGAGCTGCTCGACGGGGTGATCCGGCGGTACGCGATCCCGACCCAGTCCTGCGTGCTGTGCCATGTCACGACGAGCGTGGACCTGATGGAGCGCGGCGCCCCGGTCGACCTGGTCTTCCAGTCCGTCGCGGGCACACAGGCGGCGAACGCGTCGTTCGGGGTCACGCTGTCGATGCTGGACGAGGCGCACGAGGCGGCCCGCGCGCTGAACCGGGGCACGGTCGGCGACAACGTCATGTACTTCGAGACGGGCCAGGGCAGCGCGTTGTCGGCGAACGCGCACCACGGGGTGGACCAGCAGACGGTGGAGACGAGGGCGTACGCGGTCGCGCGCCGGTACGACCCGCTGCTGGTGAACACGGTGGTGGGCTTCATCGGCCCGGAGTACCTGTACGACGGCCGTCAGATCCTGCGGGCCGCCCTGGAGGACCACTTCTGCGGCAAGCTGCTCGGCCTGCCGATGGGTCTGGACATCTGCTACACCAACCACGCCGACGCCGATGACGACGACATCGCGACCATGCTGACGATGCTGGGCGTCGCCGGGGCCTCGTTCGTGATCTGCACTCCGGGCGGCGACGACATCATGCTGAACTACCAGTCGGCCTCGTACCACGACGCGTTGTATGTGCGGGAGGTGCTGGGACTGCGCCCGGCCCCGGAGTTCGAGGCATGGCTGGGGTCGATCGGGCTGCTGGGTGAGGGCGGAGCGATCAGGGACGTGTCGGGTACGGCGCATCCGCTCACCGCCATCGGAAGGGAGCTGGCGGCATGA